Part of the Bacillus sp. N1-1 genome, TTGAACCTAAAATTCACCTAAAGAAAAAGCATCCGCTCGAGACTTGAGCGGATGCTTTATTAATTGTCATAAAAATAGAAGAGCCCCAACTGTGCCGTCCTTTCCATAATTGTTGAACCTGCATTGGCAGGTGGGTGCCCTATTCCACTCTCCGTAAGTCCTCAGCTACCGAGGCATGTACTTTGAACGGAAAGAATCAGGCTCCCGTTGTAAAAGTGTTGGCTCAAATTATTATGGAAGTAAACGAACACTTCAGGACTCTTCGTTAACTTGTAATTGAATTATAGCAGACCTTCTAATCGATTTCAATCTTCGAGGATTAGGTCCTTTTTATTATTTTTTTATTCTTTCTCAGCGGCAACTGGCTTCTTAGCTAGTTCAAGATGTAATTCTTTCAACTGATCTTCACTAACAGGAGACGGCGCTTCCGTTAACAAGCAGCTCGCGCTAGCTGTTTTAGGGAAAGCAATTGTATCGCGAAGATTCGTTCTTCCAGCAAGCAACATAACGAGACGATCAAGCCCAAAAGCAATTCCGCCATGTGGAGGCGTTCCGTATTCGAATGCTTCAAGAAGGAAACCAAACTCTGCTTCTGCCTCTTCTTTTGTAAAGCCTAGTGCTTTAAACATTTTTTCCTGAATATCACGTTGGAAAATACGCTGAGAACCACCCCCAAGCTCATAACCATTGAGTACAAGGTCATATGCATCTGCACGTACTTTGCCAGGCTCTTCTTCAAGGAGATGAAGATCTTCTTTCAATGGCATTGTAAATGGATGATGCTCCGCAAAATAACGATCTGCTTCCTCATCATAACTCATAAGCGGGAAGTCCATGATCCAAAGGAAGTTAAACTTCGAATAATCAATAAGGCCCAGGTCTTTACCTAGCTTTGTACGAAGAGAACCAAGACTATCAGCAACAATAGATTTACTGTCAGCTACGAAGAGTAGAAGGTCTCCTGCTTCAGCGTCAAATGCTTCTTTTAGTTGAGTAGCTAGTGATTCATCAAAGAATTTAGAAATAGGTCCTTTCAAACCATCTTCCTCTACTTTCAACCATGCAAGTCCTTTTGCTTTATATGTTTTCACATACTCCGTTAAAGCATCAATATCTTTGCGTGAATATTCACTAGCAGCGCCTTTTGCATTGATGCCTTTTACTGCTCCGCCTGAAGCAACTGCTCCAGAGAACACTTTAAAATCAGAATCCTTCACGAGTTCAGATACATCCACAAATTCCATTTCAAAGCGTGTGTCTGGCTTATCAGATCCATAGCGATTCATTGCTTCAGCATGAGTCATACGCTGGAAAGGTATCTTCATTTCGATGCCTTTCGTTTCTTTCAATACAGCGCTCATCATTTCTTCCATCATTGCAATTAAATCCTCTTTTGGAAGGAATGAAGTTTCAATATCAACCTGTGTAAATTCCGGTTGACGGTCTGCTCTAAGGTCTTCATCACGGAAACAGCGAACGACCTGGTAATAACGTTCAAACCCAGAAACCATCAACAGCTGTTTAAACAGCTGAGGAGATTGTGGAAGTGCATAAAATTCTCCATCGTGCACTCGGCTAGGCACTAAGTAGTCACGAGCACCTTCAGGCGTACTCTTTGTTAGCATAGGGGTTTCAATCTCAAGAAATTCATTCTGATCTAGAAAATCACGTATCACTTTCGTTGTACGATGACGAAGTTTGAATGTTTCTTGCATAACCGGACGTCGTAGGTCTAGATAGCGATATTTTAAGCGAATGTCTTCTCCAACCTCTACATCGTTTGCGATGCTAATAGGAGGGTTTTTAGCCGCATTGAGAATTTCAAGTGATTCAGCATGTACTTCAATCGAACCAGTCGATAAATTAGGATTAATCGTTCCTTCTGCACGTGCTACTACTTTCCCTGTAATGCCTAGCACATATTCATTTCTAACATTCTCTGCAAGTTCTAGCGCTTCTTTTGATAAATCTGGATTGAAAACAACCTGAACAATCCCAGAACGGTCTCTAAAATCAATGAAAATTAACCCACCAAGATCACGACGTTTTTGAACCCATCCTTTTAATTCTACTGTTTTTCCGATTTCGTTTTCACGAATTTTCCCACACGAGTGACTTCTTCCGATCATTCTCAAACTTCCTCCTTTAATTTCTTACAAAGATAGGTGTCAACTTCTGAAAGGCTAATCGCCTCTTGTTCACCAGTGTTCATATCTTTTATGTTAATTTCATTCTTTTGAATTTCTTCATCGCCTAGAATAGCGACGTACTTTGAATGAAGTCGATTAGCCGCTTTAAACTGACCTTTCATCTTCTTATCAAGATAATCACGTTCCGTAGAAAGTCCAGCTTTTCTAAGCTTTTGAACAAGACCGTTCGAAACTTTTTGGGCTTCCTCCCCCATTGTGACAACATAACAATCAATTGTCTTTTCAATCGGTAATTCTACGCCTTCTGCTTCTAACGCCATTAATAAGCGCTCAATACTCATCGCAAAGCCAATTCCTGGAGTCGATGGACCACCCATCTCCTCAACAAGGCCATTGTATCGACCGCCACCGCTAAGCGTGGTGATGGCACCAAATCCATCCGCATCACTCATGATCTCAAATGCAGTGTGGTTGTAATAATCCAACCCGCGTACAAGGCGATCATCGAGAACATAATCAATTCCCATTTGATCGAGTGCTTCTTTTACATTTGCAAAATAAGTTGCCGAGTCTTCGTTTAAGTAATTAATGATTGAAGGCGCAGTTGCCATCAATTCATGGTCACGGTCCTTTTTACAATCAAG contains:
- the hisS gene encoding histidine--tRNA ligase; translation: MSFQIPRGTQDIVPGTSELWQYIENKARDICRRYNYHELRTPIFEHTELFQRGVGDTTDIVQKEMYTFEDRGNRSLTLRPEGTASAVRAYVNNKMYGLPEQPVKLYYIGPMFRYERPQSGRMRQFVQFGIEALGSNDPSIDAEVIALAMGLYQELGLKKLKLYLNSLGDKESREAHRKALVDHFEPRIGEFCSDCQSRLEKNPLRILDCKKDRDHELMATAPSIINYLNEDSATYFANVKEALDQMGIDYVLDDRLVRGLDYYNHTAFEIMSDADGFGAITTLSGGGRYNGLVEEMGGPSTPGIGFAMSIERLLMALEAEGVELPIEKTIDCYVVTMGEEAQKVSNGLVQKLRKAGLSTERDYLDKKMKGQFKAANRLHSKYVAILGDEEIQKNEINIKDMNTGEQEAISLSEVDTYLCKKLKEEV
- the aspS gene encoding aspartate--tRNA ligase — its product is MIGRSHSCGKIRENEIGKTVELKGWVQKRRDLGGLIFIDFRDRSGIVQVVFNPDLSKEALELAENVRNEYVLGITGKVVARAEGTINPNLSTGSIEVHAESLEILNAAKNPPISIANDVEVGEDIRLKYRYLDLRRPVMQETFKLRHRTTKVIRDFLDQNEFLEIETPMLTKSTPEGARDYLVPSRVHDGEFYALPQSPQLFKQLLMVSGFERYYQVVRCFRDEDLRADRQPEFTQVDIETSFLPKEDLIAMMEEMMSAVLKETKGIEMKIPFQRMTHAEAMNRYGSDKPDTRFEMEFVDVSELVKDSDFKVFSGAVASGGAVKGINAKGAASEYSRKDIDALTEYVKTYKAKGLAWLKVEEDGLKGPISKFFDESLATQLKEAFDAEAGDLLLFVADSKSIVADSLGSLRTKLGKDLGLIDYSKFNFLWIMDFPLMSYDEEADRYFAEHHPFTMPLKEDLHLLEEEPGKVRADAYDLVLNGYELGGGSQRIFQRDIQEKMFKALGFTKEEAEAEFGFLLEAFEYGTPPHGGIAFGLDRLVMLLAGRTNLRDTIAFPKTASASCLLTEAPSPVSEDQLKELHLELAKKPVAAEKE